One genomic region from Sander lucioperca isolate FBNREF2018 chromosome 3, SLUC_FBN_1.2, whole genome shotgun sequence encodes:
- the LOC116035431 gene encoding uncharacterized protein LOC116035431, whose amino-acid sequence MRLRNIRRKLEEGQRRYSRHKRCRDVEEMSSSVQYEGDGSEVREFINLMKRLRPSAENMSSIKSAMQKTFTWRRSWISTHSPTMEEILQEYPRFLDIPTLLDTEFGKMHQGKGDLFLRRWEASIMPKLKAVAAREKGDVASLVEGMEDQTEDEKCYIMLVVLTHLLPPIAASCCSVKSAITQLVDFVPAGSTIASLYNASQDPAQSTQPQLVSIGHLRGGSQQYVIVGKSDKFAIPLDEGLACAVDKLFKLYWVCNLAYPAPLSSPFSFIEYIYDLPMSTNRRAKVLELISKVKSIN is encoded by the exons ATGAGGCTTCGCAATATCCGCCGGAAGCTAGAGGAAGGCCAGCGTCGTTACAGTAGACACAAGAGGTGCCGAGATGTTGAAGAGATGTCAAGTTCTGTGCAATATGAAGGGGACGGCAGCGAAGTCAGAGAGTTCATCAACCTGATGAAAAGGCTGAGGCCTTCTGCAGAAAACATGTCCTCAATCAAATCAGCGATGCAGAAAACATTCACCTGGCGTAGGTCGTGGATATCCACACATTCACCCACCATGGAGGAAATCTTGCAAGAGTATCCACGCTTCCTGGATATACCGACACTG CTTGATACAGAGTTTGGTAAAATGCATCAAGGAAAGGGGGACCTGTTCCTAAGGCGGTGGGAGGCCAGCATCATGCCAAAGCTGAAAGCTGTTGCTGCCAGGGAGAAGGGTGATGTTGCATCTCTTGTTGAAGGGATGGAAGACCAAACTGAAG ATGAGAAGTGCTACATCATGTTGGTTGTCCTCACTCATCTCCTTCCACCAATTGCAGCAAGCTGCTGTAGCGTCAAGTCTGCCATTACACAACTCGTTGATTTTGTGCCG GCAGGAAGTACCATTGCCTCCCTCTACAATGCATCCCAGGATCCAGCACAGAGCACACAGCCACAACTAGTCAGCATTGGTCATCTAAGGGGAGGGTCACAGCAGTACGTCATTGTGGGCAAGTCTGACAAGTTTGCTATTCCCTTGGATGAAGGCCTGGCATGTGCTGTGGACAAGCTCTTCAAGCTCTACTGGGTATGCAACTTGGCCTACCCAGCCCCGCTCAGCTCTCCGTTCTCATTCATCGAGTACATTTACGACTTACCCATGTCAACAAACAGGAGAGCAAAGGTATTGGAACTCATTTCAAAAGTCAAGTCTATTAATTAG